A genomic stretch from Enterobacter oligotrophicus includes:
- the ahpC gene encoding alkyl hydroperoxide reductase subunit C, which yields MSLINTKIKPFKNQAFKNGEFIEVTEKDTEGRWSVFFFYPADFTFVCPTELGDVADHYDELQKLGVDVYSVSTDTHFTHKAWHSSSETIAKIKYAMIGDPTGALTRNFDNMREDEGLADRATFVVDPQGIIQAIEVTAEGIGRDASDLLRKVKAAQYVASHPGEVCPAKWKEGEATLAPSLDLVGKI from the coding sequence ATGTCTTTGATTAACACCAAAATTAAACCTTTCAAAAACCAGGCGTTCAAAAACGGTGAATTCATCGAAGTCACCGAGAAAGATACCGAAGGCCGCTGGAGCGTCTTCTTCTTCTATCCGGCTGACTTCACCTTTGTTTGCCCGACTGAACTGGGCGACGTGGCAGATCACTACGATGAACTGCAGAAACTGGGCGTAGACGTTTACTCTGTGTCTACCGACACCCATTTCACCCACAAAGCGTGGCACAGCAGCTCTGAAACCATTGCGAAAATCAAATACGCGATGATCGGCGACCCGACTGGCGCCCTGACCCGTAACTTCGACAATATGCGTGAAGATGAAGGCCTGGCCGACCGCGCCACCTTCGTTGTTGACCCGCAGGGTATTATCCAGGCTATCGAAGTTACCGCTGAAGGTATCGGCCGTGATGCTTCTGACCTGCTGCGCAAAGTGAAAGCCGCTCAGTATGTTGCTTCTCACCCAGGCGAAGTCTGCCCGGCGAAATGGAAAGAAGGC